A genomic region of Desulfuromonas sp. contains the following coding sequences:
- a CDS encoding MIP/aquaporin family protein: MSIFLGELIGTMILILLGGGVVANVVLEKSKGQNSGWIVISAGWGFGVAIAVYVAGWVSGAHINPAVTIGFLALGKVALADALVYFAGQFAGAFLGAVLVWLAYLPHWEKTEDADLKLAVFCTGPAIRHTFGNLLCEAIGTAMLMVGVLGIFHANNGIGSGFGPYAVGILVFSLGLSLGGPTGYAINPARDLGPRIAHALLPIPGKRDSNWSYAWIPVVGPVIGAVLGAFLYQGVLGSL; this comes from the coding sequence ATGAGCATCTTTCTGGGCGAACTTATCGGAACCATGATCCTGATTCTGCTGGGCGGCGGGGTTGTCGCCAACGTGGTCCTGGAGAAATCCAAGGGGCAGAACTCCGGCTGGATCGTGATCAGCGCCGGGTGGGGCTTCGGGGTGGCGATTGCCGTCTATGTCGCCGGCTGGGTCAGCGGCGCCCACATCAACCCGGCGGTCACGATCGGGTTCCTGGCGCTGGGCAAAGTCGCCCTCGCGGACGCCCTGGTCTACTTTGCCGGTCAGTTCGCCGGCGCGTTCCTCGGCGCCGTCCTGGTCTGGCTGGCCTACCTCCCCCACTGGGAAAAGACAGAGGATGCCGACCTCAAGCTGGCCGTCTTCTGCACCGGACCGGCGATCCGCCACACCTTCGGCAACCTGCTCTGCGAAGCTATCGGCACCGCCATGCTGATGGTGGGGGTCCTGGGGATTTTCCACGCCAACAACGGCATCGGCAGCGGCTTCGGCCCCTATGCTGTCGGCATCCTGGTCTTCAGCCTCGGCCTCTCCCTCGGCGGGCCGACCGGCTACGCCATCAATCCCGCCCGCGACCTCGGGCCGCGCATCGCACACGCCCTCCTCCCCATCCCCGGCAAGCGCGACTCGAACTGGAGCTACGCCTGGATCCCGGTGGTCGGCCCCGTCATCGGCGCCGTGCTCGGAGCCTTTCTGTACCAGGGAGTCCTCGGAAGCCTTTAA
- a CDS encoding DeoR/GlpR family transcriptional regulator — MAEKKAGKGLSQRQKQIVEMVRQQGFAAVEALAQNFDVTPQTIRRDINELCSQGLVRRFHGGVGLSSSVENVAYETRKVLLLEEKQRIARQVAGQIPDRASVFIDIGTSTEEVARALRDHEGLRVITNDLNVATILSGNPTCEVIIAGGVVRHRYRGITGEATIDFIRQFKVDFGILGISAIDSDGTLLEFDYHEVRVAQAIIENSRKVFLTADHTKFGRNALVRLGHLSQIDALFTDRQPPEEIAGSLAEHNVALYVAEAGLRSQ, encoded by the coding sequence ATGGCGGAGAAGAAAGCGGGGAAGGGGCTCAGTCAGAGACAGAAGCAGATCGTTGAAATGGTCCGGCAGCAGGGGTTTGCCGCCGTGGAGGCTTTGGCGCAGAACTTCGACGTGACGCCCCAGACCATTCGTCGCGATATCAACGAGCTTTGCAGCCAGGGGCTGGTCCGCCGCTTCCACGGTGGGGTCGGACTCTCTTCGAGCGTCGAGAACGTCGCCTACGAGACCCGCAAGGTGCTGCTGCTCGAGGAGAAGCAGCGCATCGCCAGGCAGGTCGCCGGCCAGATCCCCGACCGGGCCTCGGTCTTTATCGACATCGGGACCTCGACCGAGGAGGTCGCCAGGGCCCTGCGGGACCACGAGGGGCTCCGCGTCATCACCAACGACCTCAATGTCGCCACCATCCTGAGCGGCAACCCGACCTGCGAGGTGATCATCGCCGGCGGGGTGGTCCGTCACCGTTACCGCGGCATCACCGGCGAGGCGACCATCGACTTCATCCGGCAGTTCAAGGTCGATTTCGGCATCCTCGGCATTTCCGCCATCGACAGTGACGGCACCCTGCTCGAATTCGACTACCACGAAGTGCGCGTCGCCCAGGCGATCATTGAAAACTCGCGGAAGGTCTTTCTGACCGCCGACCACACCAAGTTCGGCCGGAACGCCCTGGTGCGGCTCGGCCACCTGTCGCAAATCGATGCGCTCTTTACCGACCGGCAACCGCCGGAAGAGATCGCCGGGAGCCTGGCCGAGCACAATGTCGCCCTGTATGTGGCCGAAGCCGGGTTGCGCTCCCAATAA
- a CDS encoding shikimate dehydrogenase — MKNAPSISTSTRLCAVIGNPIAHSLSPAIHNAAFAERGLDYVYLAFPVEDVGSVLAGMRAIGNFRGMSVTIPHKTEVMKHVDEIAEVDRHIGAINTVVNEGGRLVGFGTDGPGALKAFVDAGVELGGKNVLMLGSGGAARAIAFTLARQAGPAQLAILDVNEPMLGQLAADLQAGTDAAIAPDLLTEASLAAAMERADVVIHCTPIGMHPHEDASLVPAELFRPEQVLFDIVYTPLETKLLSGARSRGAQVIHGVEMFVNQAALQFERFTGEEAPVEVMRRVVMEHLKK; from the coding sequence ATGAAGAACGCACCATCGATCAGCACCAGCACCAGGCTCTGCGCCGTGATCGGCAACCCGATCGCGCACAGCCTTTCACCGGCCATCCACAACGCCGCCTTCGCGGAACGGGGCCTCGACTATGTTTATCTGGCCTTCCCGGTCGAAGACGTGGGGAGCGTCCTGGCGGGGATGCGGGCAATCGGGAATTTCCGCGGCATGAGCGTCACCATCCCCCACAAGACCGAGGTCATGAAGCATGTGGACGAGATCGCCGAGGTCGACCGCCACATCGGCGCGATCAACACGGTGGTCAACGAGGGGGGCAGGCTGGTCGGATTCGGCACCGACGGGCCGGGCGCGCTGAAGGCCTTCGTCGACGCCGGGGTGGAACTGGGCGGCAAAAACGTCCTCATGCTCGGCTCGGGCGGGGCGGCGCGGGCAATCGCCTTCACCCTCGCCCGGCAGGCCGGCCCGGCACAGCTCGCGATCCTCGACGTCAACGAGCCGATGCTCGGCCAGCTGGCGGCCGACCTGCAGGCTGGGACGGACGCCGCGATCGCGCCGGACCTGCTGACCGAGGCGTCCCTCGCCGCGGCGATGGAGCGCGCCGACGTCGTCATCCACTGCACGCCGATCGGCATGCACCCCCACGAAGACGCCTCCCTCGTCCCGGCGGAACTCTTCCGGCCGGAGCAGGTCCTCTTCGACATCGTCTACACCCCCCTGGAGACGAAACTGCTCTCCGGGGCCCGCTCCCGGGGGGCGCAGGTCATCCACGGAGTGGAGATGTTCGTCAACCAGGCCGCCCTGCAGTTCGAACGCTTCACCGGCGAGGAGGCACCGGTCGAAGTCATGCGCCGCGTCGTCATGGAGCATCTGAAAAAATGA
- a CDS encoding M90 family metallopeptidase → MFFFKGRRRRKLRGRPLRPVWIETLRRNLGFYARLPESDRAELHGHIRVFLDEKEFEGCGGLQLDDEIRVTVAAQACVLLLHRKTDYYPELRSILIYPSPYRASRDVADGSGVVHRRQDVRLGESWSHGTVVLAWDSVRRGAVNPVDGHNVVFHEFAHQLDSEDGRTDGAPILADRSHYSPWARILGDEFERLQQRRKGGRKSLLDHYGATNPAEFFAVATETFFENPGQLKKKHPQLYGQLEGYYRQDPAGWPGGNE, encoded by the coding sequence ATGTTTTTCTTCAAGGGCCGGCGCCGCCGGAAGCTGCGCGGCAGGCCGCTGCGGCCAGTATGGATCGAGACCCTTCGCCGCAACCTCGGCTTTTACGCCCGGCTGCCGGAGAGCGACCGCGCCGAGCTGCACGGGCACATCCGGGTCTTTTTGGACGAAAAGGAGTTCGAAGGGTGCGGCGGGCTGCAGCTGGACGACGAGATCCGCGTGACGGTCGCCGCCCAGGCCTGCGTGCTGCTGCTGCACCGCAAGACGGACTATTATCCCGAACTCCGCTCCATCCTGATCTATCCCTCCCCCTACCGGGCCTCCCGGGACGTCGCCGACGGCAGCGGGGTCGTCCACCGCCGCCAGGACGTGCGGCTCGGCGAATCGTGGTCCCACGGCACCGTCGTGCTCGCCTGGGACAGCGTGCGCCGCGGCGCCGTGAACCCGGTCGACGGGCACAACGTGGTTTTCCACGAGTTCGCCCACCAGCTCGACAGCGAGGACGGCCGCACCGACGGTGCGCCGATCCTGGCCGACCGCTCCCATTACTCCCCCTGGGCGCGGATTCTCGGCGACGAGTTCGAGCGTCTCCAGCAGCGCCGGAAGGGGGGGCGCAAGAGCCTGCTCGATCATTACGGCGCGACCAATCCGGCCGAATTTTTCGCCGTGGCCACGGAAACTTTTTTCGAGAACCCGGGGCAGCTGAAGAAGAAGCACCCGCAGCTCTACGGCCAGCTGGAAGGCTACTATCGGCAGGACCCCGCCGGGTGGCCGGGCGGGAACGAGTGA
- a CDS encoding rhodanese-like domain-containing protein → MKAKDLAKRIKSKQPPTVVDVRSGFEFRSGHVPGALHAPTWRIVLR, encoded by the coding sequence ATGAAGGCGAAAGATCTGGCGAAAAGGATCAAATCGAAGCAGCCGCCCACCGTGGTCGACGTAAGAAGCGGGTTCGAATTCAGGTCGGGGCACGTTCCGGGCGCCCTGCACGCCCCGACCTGGAGGATCGTGCTGCGC
- a CDS encoding shikimate kinase, with the protein MNIVLIGYRGTGKSAAGHLVAARLGMPCIGLDAEIVKKAGMSIPEIVELKGWTAFRDIESERVREFAGRDNVVIDAGGGIIERPENTEALQGSSRIFWLKASVETIVARIEGDTERPSLTAGKTFTEEVTEVLERRTPLYKAAAQHAIDTDGLTPEQVADRIVALWRKG; encoded by the coding sequence ATGAACATCGTACTGATCGGATATCGCGGCACCGGCAAGAGCGCCGCCGGGCATCTCGTCGCCGCACGGCTCGGGATGCCCTGCATCGGCCTCGATGCCGAGATCGTCAAGAAGGCGGGGATGTCGATTCCGGAGATCGTGGAGCTGAAAGGCTGGACGGCGTTCCGCGACATCGAGTCGGAGCGGGTCCGGGAATTCGCCGGGCGGGACAACGTCGTCATCGACGCCGGGGGCGGGATCATCGAGCGGCCTGAAAACACCGAGGCGCTGCAGGGCAGCTCCCGCATCTTCTGGCTGAAGGCCTCCGTCGAAACGATCGTCGCACGGATCGAGGGGGACACGGAGCGCCCCTCCCTGACCGCCGGCAAGACGTTCACCGAAGAGGTGACCGAGGTTCTGGAGAGGCGCACACCGCTGTACAAGGCCGCCGCCCAGCACGCCATCGACACCGACGGCCTGACCCCGGAGCAGGTCGCGGACCGGATCGTCGCGCTCTGGCGGAAGGGCTGA